The genomic DNA AGCTCGGTCTCCCACCGGGCCAGCAGGCTGTAGTTGTACTGCAGGCAGACGAAGGGTTCCAGGTTGCGCCGGTCGCTGGTCCAGAGAGCATCCACCACCTTGTACACCGGCCAGTTGCTGCAGCCGATGTACCGGACCTTGCCCTGGCGCACGAGGTCGTCGAAGGTTGAAAGGGTCTCCTCGAGCGGCGTGACCGGGTCGAAGCTGTGGGCCAGGTAGAGGTCGATATAGTCGGTCTGCAGCCGTTTCAGGCTTTTCTCCACACCCTGCATAAGGTTGAACCGTGAAAGCCCCGTGAAGTTGGGTCCCTTACCCGCGGTGCCGAAGATCTTTGTGCACAGGACGACCTGCTCGCGCCGGCCCTTGAGCGCTTTCCCGATGATCTTCTCGGACCTCCCCTCCCCGTAGAACGCCGAGTCGATGAAGTTGCACCCCAGATCGAGGGCCGTCTCGATCACCCGGATGCCGGCGTGCTCGTCGATCGCGCCCCGGAAGGCCGTGCCGAGACAGATCGGCGACACCTGCAGGCCGGTCTTGCCCAGATAGCGGTATTCCATGTTCTTCCTCTCAT from Gemmatimonadota bacterium includes the following:
- a CDS encoding aldo/keto reductase translates to MEYRYLGKTGLQVSPICLGTAFRGAIDEHAGIRVIETALDLGCNFIDSAFYGEGRSEKIIGKALKGRREQVVLCTKIFGTAGKGPNFTGLSRFNLMQGVEKSLKRLQTDYIDLYLAHSFDPVTPLEETLSTFDDLVRQGKVRYIGCSNWPVYKVVDALWTSDRRNLEPFVCLQYNYSLLARWETELELMPMARDHGLGLMCYSPLAIGLLTGQFRRGAVPPENSPWGKNPRPGLSRSKYPFDEAMTDKLDGIVQTLIDVGEKYGKTPAQVALAWILDHEEVTAPIIGPDFPEQVEESFGAVGWTLDPEDRTLLDEVSAPDLPGKYA